In a single window of the Olivibacter sp. SDN3 genome:
- a CDS encoding DUF3347 domain-containing protein: MKNLIFGVMAVTAFTFAACNSNSEKKIDDHQNMETMENVEHQTADGNTNITEIKASFTDVDPKVASSIKQIVDHYIHVKTALSNDDDKEAASGGEAMVAAMNQLDKSVLTAEQAALYNQNEADLKEHAEHIGENVGNIKHQREHFIMMSEDVYALVKGFGAGRTLYNAHCPMAKDNEGAMWLSEANEIKNPYFGSKMLKCGSVKEVIN; the protein is encoded by the coding sequence ATGAAAAATCTAATTTTTGGTGTGATGGCCGTCACAGCCTTCACTTTCGCTGCGTGTAATTCAAATTCAGAAAAGAAAATCGATGATCATCAAAATATGGAGACCATGGAAAATGTAGAACATCAAACGGCCGATGGAAACACAAACATTACGGAGATCAAGGCCAGCTTTACGGATGTGGATCCAAAAGTGGCCTCATCCATAAAACAGATCGTCGATCATTATATCCATGTAAAAACTGCGTTATCCAATGATGATGATAAAGAAGCCGCAAGTGGCGGTGAAGCAATGGTCGCAGCCATGAACCAGTTAGATAAATCTGTCTTAACTGCCGAACAAGCAGCACTGTATAACCAGAATGAAGCCGATCTGAAAGAGCATGCGGAACATATTGGTGAAAATGTGGGCAATATTAAACATCAACGAGAACATTTCATCATGATGAGCGAGGACGTATATGCGCTGGTCAAAGGCTTCGGAGCCGGACGAACATTGTATAATGCACATTGCCCTATGGCAAAAGATAATGAAGGCGCTATGTGGCTCTCGGAAGCGAATGAAATAAAAAATCCATATTTCGGAAGTAAAATGCTTAAGTGCGGGTCTGTTAAGGA
- a CDS encoding heavy-metal-associated domain-containing protein, with amino-acid sequence MKSIRLMLVAIMAIIGTTVYGQEKNTSFKVYGNCEMCKKRIEKAANIEGVKSANWNVETKMMTLAFNTDKVSEKDVQKQIAKAGHDTQDLSASDAAYDKLPGCCQYDRKGASQGEHEGHQQEKSQQHNH; translated from the coding sequence ATGAAATCTATCAGATTAATGCTAGTAGCTATTATGGCTATCATTGGGACCACTGTATATGGTCAGGAAAAAAACACATCTTTTAAAGTTTATGGCAATTGTGAAATGTGCAAAAAGCGCATTGAAAAGGCCGCCAATATTGAAGGTGTAAAAAGCGCAAACTGGAATGTCGAAACAAAAATGATGACGTTGGCATTCAATACGGACAAAGTATCCGAAAAAGATGTGCAGAAGCAAATCGCCAAGGCTGGGCACGATACACAAGATCTCTCTGCATCGGATGCTGCCTATGACAAGCTACCGGGGTGTTGTCAATACGATCGCAAAGGTGCATCTCAGGGTGAGCATGAAGGGCATCAACAGGAAAAATCACAACAACATAATCATTAA